A stretch of DNA from Juglans microcarpa x Juglans regia isolate MS1-56 chromosome 5D, Jm3101_v1.0, whole genome shotgun sequence:
TGATGTAAGAAAGACATCTGATCTGACTGTTGATAAGGGACAAAAAGTCATTTTTGATCCCTTTGATCTCCCAAGTGATGTTAGGACACTTGCTCGAATTGTCTATTCTGCTCATGGTGGCGAGATTGCTATTGCTTTTCTGCGGGGTGGGGTCCATATTTTTTCTGGTCCAAACTTTGCACCTGTTGACAACTATCAGATTAATGTTGGATCTGCAATTGCGGCTCCTGCCTTCTCTTCAACAAGCTGCTGTTCAGCTTCTGTTTGGCATGACACTAGCAAGGACCGCACAATGTTGAAGATAATTCGTGTTCTTCCTCCTGCTGTTCCAAGTAGTCAAGCAAAGGCCAACTCATCAACCTGGGAGCGTGCAATTGCTGAGAGGTACTTAGAAAGTACTTGAGAGATATATTATGTGCCAGGAGTAACTTTTGTAGTTCACATGTCAGTGCTGGTggatattttcatataaattatcCAAGTTTTGCATTGTGGTGCTGATTTCTATTTGTTAGGGCAGATTTTGGTGGAGCCTTTTGGTTGGAGTTGATTGGTGGGATGCTGTTGGCTGTACACAGAGTGCTGCTGAGGACAGCATTGGTAAGAATATCTAAATGCGCTGCAGTATTATTGTGTGACTGAAAGTTTATAGTGCAAGAgaattagaagataaatttaatataattatgttacctttttttatggattttcCAAGATTAAGTTTATAGCAACTCTTATTGATGACAATGGTTCTTGTTTGCTGTCAGTTTCTCTGAACAGTGTCATTGCAGTCTTGGATGCGGATTTTCATTCTCTTCCTTCTACACAGCACAGACAACAGTATGGTCCTGTATGTTTCTCTGCACTCTTGCCTTCTTAAAATCTtgtaattttgttctttttgatatttttagtgTTCTTTTTTCAGCTTTTGGAAAATTTTGTTTGTCAATTTGTACTTGCAATAATGAATGCGTGTTTTGCTTGCTATTGTGGAATCTtctgatcttttcttttttcaaagagtaTATTTCTGGATGTATATATTAAAACCCGCATTCATTATTGGATGTATATTTctagatgtatacaagaaaatcccTAACCCATATTTTAGAGAGCTCCTACTGTCCCAAAAAGCCCGCGAAAAAGTACCCAAAATACATCAAGCCCGAGTTGGAATaaaacacacctccccaaccccaacccaatGTTTCCCGTAGCCTAACCTCCACCCGAAACACTCTCTATGAGAAAGATGCTCTATGGAATAAAACACCCTCTATGCCCTCAACTTGAGCTACCGCCCTTAGCATCATAGTTGATTGCACAAGAAAGACGCTtcaactccctgcttttcttaaagcTTGATTTGGTATCACGCGAGTGGCTTGCCTCAATTGCAGTGAGTggtgctttaaattggtcttcacatcctccatgtgaaattctcacaatatgctgaatctcattaaccttttgcaaaacccaatcCGAAGATGATACATCTATATTGtttaatggaggaagagataccAAGGGGACAACATCTTCCCCCGACATAGTTCCCGACGTAGTTCCAAACGGCACCAACGATAAACCCTTATTCAAATCCTGTGCCTCCTTAACAACTCCATTGGTACTCTCCATTGGAGATTCAGGGTTGGcagcaagtcccttcacctctggcAACCTTGTATGTGCAACTTCAACGGACCCTACTTTAGATCTCAGCGTTACACCATGATCAAGTGACGGAGCTGTGGACGGCCCAGCAACCAGAGCCAAGGGTCCCATCGTTGTTATCTGTGTCTTCCCATAGTGCTCCAAGCCTTCCACAGACTCTAGAAGAcattattaatatgttttaataCGACATGTTCCGGAATATATTTGGTAGTTGTGATCTATGGTGAAGTTATGGGACATTCACTAGAAAGTTTCTGCTACTGCTGAATGACATTGCAATGCTCCAATTGCCATCTAATTGAGgacattatttttctattataacATTAAAATGACCTTCGGTAAAGTTCTGGACTGCAACTTGCTTTAGAATTGATATGAAGAGTCGACATAGGTGGCCTTCCTGTTTTCCATATCTCTAGCTGACACACATTTGTCATGTAATATTCTGAAAGCTTAATGTTGGCTTGGAGTTGTCATACTGTCTTATAGGATGCATCCTGCCAGGGAAGAAAGGAAGGGTGTTATTTTGATGCTCATTAACTTCACTTGTTTGGTTcacacttgtaaaaaaaaaaaaaaaaaaaaaacttctttggTTCGTAATTTTTATTCACtggtacttatcaaaaaaaaattttattcactGGTTTTAATTATTCATGAAAGAGACTTGGTTTTGCATTATGCAGAGTCTAGACAGGATAAAGTGCAGGCTACTGGAAGGTACAAATGCACAAGAAGTTAGGGCAATGGTTCTTGATATGCAAGCAAGGTTGCTGCTGGATATGCTGGGGAAAGGAATCGAATCAGCTTTGTTAAATCCTTCAGCTTTAGTACCTGAGCCATGGCACGCATCTGGTGAGACGTTATCTGGCATTGATCCTGAAGCAATGGCTGTTGAACCTGCACTAGTACTGAGTATTCAGGTTTCCCCTTGCTCTATTCCGACTTTTCGGAATTTTCATATCACCTGTTGTGTCCTCaatcttttccttcatcttttttttttttttttttttttttgccagcTCACTGAAATTTTAAACACTTAAGATCTGTTGATGAAAGATCTGCCAATGCTAGTGattatttctttgttgtctCGTAGATCCCGGTCCTATAATGTGGTGTGGTTGTTTTCTTTGCTGATATGATGTCCCACCCTCCCCCCAAGGCTGCTCCCTGACTATTAGATAAAGTAAATATTTCAGTAAATACTATGGAAATGCAGTAGGGTTTTGGCTATATCTAGGCCATATAGCTTAGACAGTGAAACCTAAGCAAAGCCATTTATGTTGGCCAGTTTTGGGCTGATAATTTCAGCTTTAGCCTTAATACTGTCATTTAGCTGGCCAAAGGGATCTGTCCCTTCATCAGCTAGTTAATTTGTTCCTTGATATGGTACTTCTATTTTGTTAGAGTTTTCCCTACTCTTTGAgcttttctaattgttagaatataatgcAGGCATATGTTGATGCTGTTCTTGATCTAGCTTCACATTTCATTACACGCTTGAGGCGCTATGCAAGTTTCTGCCGCACGTTGGCTAGTCATGCGGTTACTGCTGGCACTGGAAGCAATCGCAACATGGTGGCTAGTCCTACCCAAAGTTCTGCAACTCCTGCCACAAGTCAGGGTCAGTATGTCCCATGTTTCAGAtgacaattaaaatatatagaagaataGAATTTCATTGGTTGGTTAAATCAGAGGAGAGGTCAAATTCTAGAGTACTAACTATAcgtgattaaattaaaaaattgagcACATGGTGATCAGTCACACACCATTTTTGACCTACTTAAGAGATGAGAAGGATTGGTACAACAATGTTTTTTGACCTACTCAAGATAAAGTTGCAAGAAACAggaattattattcaaaaaaaaagtCTCAAGAAACAAGCTGCTCCCTTTATGTGCATTTTCTGAGAACTTGCTTCCCCTTTCTTCATTGATGTCAATGctgcatttctttttctttttctataagtAATGCAGTTTAATTAAAAGCGCAGAGGGGCGCTACCCTTGTACACAGTATACAAAAGGATACACCCAACTACcacgaaaagaaaaagagcaagagtttaaaaattatcttttcTGCATTTCATCTAACCATTTAATGCCATATTGTCCAGGAGGTCAAAGTGGTACTGCAAGCTCCACAGGAAGCACCCAAATGCAAGCTTGGGTACAAGGTGCTATTGCTAAGATCAGTAGCACAAATGACGGAGTGTCCAACTCAACTCCAAACCCTATAAGTGGTCCATCATCTTTCATGCCGATAAGCATTAACACAGGAACTTTTCCAGGAACACCTGCTGTTAGGCTTATTGGGGATTGCCATTTTCTTCATCGATTATGCCAACTTttgcttttctgttttttctttcggCGAACACAGCTTCCCCGCTTTCTTTTGGGTGCACAGAGAAATGCTGAAACAAATATGCAAAAACCTCAGCCCAGTGCTCCTAGCAAGTTGGAGGAGATCAATTCTGTCTCTGCAAAACCAGCTTCAGCTGTGGCCAGGTCGGAAGATGGTCAGATATCTAGAGTTAATCAACTCCTACCTGGGGCAAAAGGAGTTGAAGAAGGACCTGCTGGCCGGTCAAGATTAGGTTCTGGAAATGCCGGTCAAGGATACACTTTTGAGGAGGTGAAAGATGATGCTCTTGTATCAATTCAAACTCCACAGAAATGAAGCACcaagtatttttcaaatatggaaaaatgaaatttgtttgATTCATGAACCAAGAAAAATTGTCTGGTTTCATGTTCATAACGAGACAAGGTTTGACGCAGAACTCTGCATTGATGTCATGCAGGTGAGGGTCCTTTTCCTTATACTTATGGATCTTTGTCGGCGAACAGTTGGCCTGGCACATCCCTTACCTGTTTCTCAGGTGGGGAGCAACAACATCCAGGTGCGGCTGCATTACATTGACGGAAATTATACAGTACTTCCAGAGGTTGTAGAAGCTTCCCTTGGCCCACATATGCAGGTAACTGTGCATTTTAACCTACTTAAAAACTTGCTGATCATAAAGAAGCTAAAATCAGGTTGGCTATCACTATTTATTGATGATTCTGCCAAAGAGTAGAGTAATCCTGTATTGTTTTGGAAACCTCCAATATAAATGAAAATCCCTTGGGTAGTAAAATGTTATACTGATAAGAGTTTGGTAGATTGtacttatcacaaaaaaaaaaaaaaaaaaagagtttggtAGATTGTGCTTTTCTACTACAATTTCGAAGGGCTGTTTAGAGCTTGGAAGTCTGTAATAAAATTATGTGCTTGGGCACTACAACTGAACCTTAACTTCGTCCAGACTCTGCTTGCTTTGAAGTTTTTGTAATCAGTGTCATTTTTCTTGTTACCTTTTGTTAGTTATTCTCCTGAACTTATCGACATTCTGCAGAATATGCCCCGGCCTAGAGGTGCAGACGCTGCTGGTCTGTTACTCCGTGAGCTAGAACTCCATCCTCCTGCTGAAGAGTGGCACAGGCGGAATATGTATGGTGGGCCTTGGTCTGATCCAGATGATATGGGTCATCTAGATGACTCTCCCAAGCTAAGAAATTCTGGAGACCCGATTGATTTCAACTCATTGGAAAATTCAGATGTCTATTATGGTCCCCATAGCCTGTGGCCGAGGAAACGCAGGATGTCTGAAAGAGATGCAGCTTTTGGCTTGAACACTTCTGTAGGACTGGGAGCATATCTTGGTATAATGGGTTCTCGTAGAGATGTTGTTACTGCTGTGTGGAAGACTGGCCTTGAAGGTGTTTGGTATAAGGTTTGATAGCCTCCTTGTTTCTAATTGTTGTCCTCTTTCTGCtgctttatttgttttgtctTGAACTTCCAATGTCCCTGGTAGATTAGTGTCCTTTGGCTTAGAATCACTTGATAAAGATGTGCAGACATTAAGAATATTCCATAATGTATGAACAGATCAGCAGAACTATGGGTTCCACCTAAAAAATTCTATAAGTATTGggtactatttttttcttttaaaatcacTGATTTCTTAGATCCACTTGAATGAAAAGATCCTTTAGCAAACACCAAAAAATGTGTATTTTAGGCAATGTTTGCACTTCTCATCTATTTATTTATCGGCAATATCATGAAAAGTACTGATACCTGAGAAAATTAGTGAATGCCGTTGGTATTTTTGCATTAGTTATGACTAGTGTTTGAGTATAATCCTACATACCTTTTGTGTGTTctgttctgttttttcttttttctttctcatcctcCTTCCCTCCTCCCTATGCCATTGTGCTTGCATGTGCTCTTTCTTCCTAATCTAACTTTGTGATATTTTGACTTCTTGTGATCCAGTGTATAAGATGTTTGCGGCAGACTTCCGCTTTTGCTTCACCGGGTGCTTCTCACCCACCTAATCAAAATGATCGGGAAACTTGGTGGATCAGCCGCTGGGCTTATGGCTGTCCGATGTGTGGTGGAACATGGGTTCAAGTTGTATAGATGACTGCGTCACTTCATGACATATTTGTCTGTTAGGTGcactccccctccctccctgcATAAATGGAAAACAAGCTTCGTGGTGATGGATACCTATATTGTAGTTCAATTACTGACATTTAGAGGAGACATTGATTAGGAATTTAGGTGGATAGAAACTTCggagaagattttttttttctagagtgACCAATTTCACTTGGATCTGATGATAGTACCATGTTATGTATTAGTTTAGTGTGTCGTGTTCCTGTCATGCAAAAGCAGGATTCTGTCAAATCTGAAATTTGGGTTTTGAGGTCAACATATCCCCAGGATGACTTTATTTTGCAAATTGTATTCCATTTTCTGGCAATTGTAAGCTacgaagattttttttttttttttttttgttaatttaattGTCGTTTGATAATGTTTATGACATCCTCTTTAGGACATCACAACGTTTTGTGGTAAATCTCATTTTAAATACCTTGGCCTTTCCTGATTCTCTTCAATGCCCAGTTTGCAGATTTTGAAGCTTCTGGCTCAAACCTTGATGTATCTATTCTGTGTATTATTGGGAAAACCTCTTCCAGatggataattttatttgtcTACATCACTGTTACCAAGAGATTATTGACAGAATTCGCTCTTGATAGAAGGAAGTATTTGAATCTGGTCGTGATGGAAGGATTTTTGCTTGAATGGTGCCAGCCTGCTCTGCATCGGCCAGCAAATGCCTATTACAGCAACATCTTGTACTTTTCAAagatacatttttatttttcttttggttttccaaGGATATTTCGAGGCTATAAAAGGTAGAAGTTTGGGatttatcatcttcacacaCTTCAtactttttgttaattttttttattttttggttttattcttcttaaactaattgattttttcttcactttatctATTCACTATATatttggtaaaagaaaaaaataaaaaaattatgtgttgtGTGGTGTAAAGTatgaagaatataaattttctaaaaaggTATTCCCTTCGTTCTCCGCATGGTCTATTGTGCTGttgtttttttaacattttatataaccGAAATATGAACAGTTGAGCCGACTGCGAGAAAATTCTACACACATACATGCAAGAGATTTAAAAATCAAGCCGGTGTTAAGCTGTAGTTAGGCATTATCAAAAGAGATTCAGCTCTTAACGGTGCTTCAAGGTAATCGGGAACCTAGCAGTTAATTcctgttttatgtttttaaattaaaaaaacaagaaggCTCTATAagtaaaaaagtataaatttgtaaatgacGTAATAAAGACCAAGTGAAAATTGGAagcaatatttttgaaaaatgataaaattaggaCAGTAAACGAGTTGAGCCAAGCATGTTTTTGGCTTGTCGAGttcggctcgactcaaaatactcaacTGGCTTGaacttgagattttttttttattctttattcgaGCTCTCAATAAGTTcaactctcaactcgagctcgtcCTACAAACGAGTTTGAGTTGAGCCGGGCTTGAGttagaattgtttattttttttattttttgaataagatttaataattaataaattaaataaaaaataataaaagatctaatattgaatttatacaactaataaGTATaacttctattgaattataaaattttaaaaaaattaataaataattaatatctaactagttgatatttatccagaataacaatatattatatacctacatatattattaatacatacacttaatatgatagtatatatctattttatatatagttcccacatattagtatatgaaattattaaattttatcgactaattattatacaaatgataaaatatacctattaactatattaactatatagatataagtaattagattgcaaattatatatttaattttaaaagtagtATGCTtgtattattagctaatacatatatatgtatatatataggtgtatgtatatatttattaatatatgaacgagttttaatcgagtcgagtcgagttttgtcgggtatttattttcacatgttgagttttttttttttgaacgagtcgagttcgatttgAATTTAACCGAGTAGGCCATCGAACAGACTGATTCATTTACAACCTTAATAATAAACACACATAACTTTTCATAACACTTTAcactacaatatttttaaaatatgggTATAAATtaccttataaaactaacatcattttacaaaaatatatttattttacatgtattgtaaaatatgttgtgaaatgtATTGCGTGGATTATCGATCTTTTCAATTGTGTCTTgaaataattatcatttctctataaatatttctTGTAAACAAAACGAATGTGAATGATAATTACCTGTCTGGATTCAGTTTAGTAGTCAAAGAatggatttaaaatataattttaatggaTGGATCAAGGGGTGGTTTATTCGGAGT
This window harbors:
- the LOC121266316 gene encoding mediator of RNA polymerase II transcription subunit 16 isoform X2, which translates into the protein MSQDSGPKEAEDEPAAFESIEVSKGAEDTEPTASAEEDAVEKPDDPMDEDSVSPATVFCIRLKQPRSNLQHKMSVPELCRNFSAVAWCGKLNAIACASETCARIPSSNANPPFWIPIHIVIPERPTECAVFNVTADSPRDSVQFIEWSPTSCPRALLIANFHGSITIWTQPSQGSASLVRDASCWQPEHEWRQDIAVVTKWLSGVSQYRWLSSKAGTAVNSKSAFEEKFLSQQSQTSARWPNFLCVCSVFSSGSVQLHWSQWPPSQNGVASKWFCTSKGLLGAGPSGIMAADAIITDSGAMHVAGVPIVNPSTVVVWEVTPGPGNAFQATPKTSSSNGVPPSLNPPSWAGFAPLAAYLFSWQEYLISEAKQGKRTDQDLNDTVPLHCSPVSNFSAYVSPEAAAQSAATTTWGSGVTAVAFDPTRGGSVIAVVIVEGQYMSPYDPDEGPSITGWRVQRWESSLKPVVLHQIFGNPTSSYGGQAPMQTVWVSKVDTSIPPTNDFKSHEAAATGPTSDVRKTSDLTVDKGQKVIFDPFDLPSDVRTLARIVYSAHGGEIAIAFLRGGVHIFSGPNFAPVDNYQINVGSAIAAPAFSSTSCCSASVWHDTSKDRTMLKIIRVLPPAVPSSQAKANSSTWERAIAERFWWSLLVGVDWWDAVGCTQSAAEDSIVSLNSVIAVLDADFHSLPSTQHRQQYGPSLDRIKCRLLEGTNAQEVRAMVLDMQARLLLDMLGKGIESALLNPSALVPEPWHASGETLSGIDPEAMAVEPALVLSIQAYVDAVLDLASHFITRLRRYASFCRTLASHAVTAGTGSNRNMVASPTQSSATPATSQGGQSGTASSTGSTQMQAWVQGAIAKISSTNDGVSNSTPNPISGPSSFMPISINTGTFPGTPAVRLIGDCHFLHRLCQLLLFCFFFRRTQLPRFLLGAQRNAETNMQKPQPSAPSKLEEINSVSAKPASAVARSEDGQISRVNQLLPGAKGVEEGPAGRSRLGSGNAGQGYTFEEVRVLFLILMDLCRRTVGLAHPLPVSQVGSNNIQVRLHYIDGNYTVLPEVVEASLGPHMQNMPRPRGADAAGLLLRELELHPPAEEWHRRNMYGGPWSDPDDMGHLDDSPKLRNSGDPIDFNSLENSDVYYGPHSLWPRKRRMSERDAAFGLNTSVGLGAYLGIMGSRRDVVTAVWKTGLEGVWYKCIRCLRQTSAFASPGASHPPNQNDRETWWISRWAYGCPMCGGTWVQVV
- the LOC121266316 gene encoding mediator of RNA polymerase II transcription subunit 16 isoform X3, which gives rise to MRAAGSLSMNGDRILQLLQSGYQGCLRWLSSKAGTAVNSKSAFEEKFLSQQSQTSARWPNFLCVCSVFSSGSVQLHWSQWPPSQNGVASKWFCTSKGLLGAGPSGIMAADAIITDSGAMHVAGVPIVNPSTVVVWEVTPGPGNAFQATPKTSSSNGVPPSLNPPSWAGFAPLAAYLFSWQEYLISEAKQGKRTDQDLNDTVPLHCSPVSNFSAYVSPEAAAQSAATTTWGSGVTAVAFDPTRGGSVIAVVIVEGQYMSPYDPDEGPSITGWRVQRWESSLKPVVLHQIFGNPTSSYGGQAPMQTVWVSKVDTSIPPTNDFKSHEAAATGPTSDVRKTSDLTVDKGQKVIFDPFDLPSDVRTLARIVYSAHGGEIAIAFLRGGVHIFSGPNFAPVDNYQINVGSAIAAPAFSSTSCCSASVWHDTSKDRTMLKIIRVLPPAVPSSQAKANSSTWERAIAERFWWSLLVGVDWWDAVGCTQSAAEDSIVSLNSVIAVLDADFHSLPSTQHRQQYGPSLDRIKCRLLEGTNAQEVRAMVLDMQARLLLDMLGKGIESALLNPSALVPEPWHASGETLSGIDPEAMAVEPALVLSIQAYVDAVLDLASHFITRLRRYASFCRTLASHAVTAGTGSNRNMVASPTQSSATPATSQGGQSGTASSTGSTQMQAWVQGAIAKISSTNDGVSNSTPNPISGPSSFMPISINTGTFPGTPAVRLIGDCHFLHRLCQLLLFCFFFRRTQLPRFLLGAQRNAETNMQKPQPSAPSKLEEINSVSAKPASAVARSEDGQISRVNQLLPGAKGVEEGPAGRSRLGSGNAGQGYTFEEVRVLFLILMDLCRRTVGLAHPLPVSQVGSNNIQVRLHYIDGNYTVLPEVVEASLGPHMQNMPRPRGADAAGLLLRELELHPPAEEWHRRNMYGGPWSDPDDMGHLDDSPKLRNSGDPIDFNSLENSDVYYGPHSLWPRKRRMSERDAAFGLNTSVGLGAYLGIMGSRRDVVTAVWKTGLEGVWYKFADFEASGSNLDVSILCIIGKTSSRWIILFVYITVTKRLLTEFALDRRKYLNLVVMEGFLLEWCQPALHRPANAYYSNILYFSKIHFYFSFGFPRIFRGYKR
- the LOC121266316 gene encoding mediator of RNA polymerase II transcription subunit 16 isoform X1, with translation MSQDSGPKEAEDEPAAFESIEVSKGAEDTEPTASAEEDAVEKPDDPMDEDSVSPATVFCIRLKQPRSNLQHKMSVPELCRNFSAVAWCGKLNAIACASETCARIPSSNANPPFWIPIHIVIPERPTECAVFNVTADSPRDSVQFIEWSPTSCPRALLIANFHGSITIWTQPSQGSASLVRDASCWQPEHEWRQDIAVVTKWLSGVSQYRWLSSKAGTAVNSKSAFEEKFLSQQSQTSARWPNFLCVCSVFSSGSVQLHWSQWPPSQNGVASKWFCTSKGLLGAGPSGIMAADAIITDSGAMHVAGVPIVNPSTVVVWEVTPGPGNAFQATPKTSSSNGVPPSLNPPSWAGFAPLAAYLFSWQEYLISEAKQGKRTDQDLNDTVPLHCSPVSNFSAYVSPEAAAQSAATTTWGSGVTAVAFDPTRGGSVIAVVIVEGQYMSPYDPDEGPSITGWRVQRWESSLKPVVLHQIFGNPTSSYGGQAPMQTVWVSKVDTSIPPTNDFKSHEAAATGPTSDVRKTSDLTVDKGQKVIFDPFDLPSDVRTLARIVYSAHGGEIAIAFLRGGVHIFSGPNFAPVDNYQINVGSAIAAPAFSSTSCCSASVWHDTSKDRTMLKIIRVLPPAVPSSQAKANSSTWERAIAERFWWSLLVGVDWWDAVGCTQSAAEDSIVSLNSVIAVLDADFHSLPSTQHRQQYGPSLDRIKCRLLEGTNAQEVRAMVLDMQARLLLDMLGKGIESALLNPSALVPEPWHASGETLSGIDPEAMAVEPALVLSIQAYVDAVLDLASHFITRLRRYASFCRTLASHAVTAGTGSNRNMVASPTQSSATPATSQGGQSGTASSTGSTQMQAWVQGAIAKISSTNDGVSNSTPNPISGPSSFMPISINTGTFPGTPAVRLIGDCHFLHRLCQLLLFCFFFRRTQLPRFLLGAQRNAETNMQKPQPSAPSKLEEINSVSAKPASAVARSEDGQISRVNQLLPGAKGVEEGPAGRSRLGSGNAGQGYTFEEVRVLFLILMDLCRRTVGLAHPLPVSQVGSNNIQVRLHYIDGNYTVLPEVVEASLGPHMQNMPRPRGADAAGLLLRELELHPPAEEWHRRNMYGGPWSDPDDMGHLDDSPKLRNSGDPIDFNSLENSDVYYGPHSLWPRKRRMSERDAAFGLNTSVGLGAYLGIMGSRRDVVTAVWKTGLEGVWYKFADFEASGSNLDVSILCIIGKTSSRWIILFVYITVTKRLLTEFALDRRKYLNLVVMEGFLLEWCQPALHRPANAYYSNILYFSKIHFYFSFGFPRIFRGYKR